A single region of the Archaeoglobaceae archaeon genome encodes:
- a CDS encoding tyrosine-type recombinase/integrase — MKRFSEFCSYSTNLNNILIYINEIEAPFVEKIDLPSKPRRLKKVIKLKEIQNTLKKLQNFSELQKLRLTTAILISATSGIRAEELYKLQRDNVDVEERMINIDFRITKDYEERLTFFSEEAKQWLESYLSIAGKTLFPETSIRRCFRKLDSFLGLRHMRKFFSQQSDRLGMPTTIKK, encoded by the coding sequence TTGAAGCGATTTTCTGAGTTTTGTTCATACTCCACAAATCTTAACAACATATTAATTTATATAAACGAAATCGAAGCACCATTTGTTGAAAAAATCGATCTTCCATCCAAGCCACGTCGACTTAAGAAGGTTATAAAGCTGAAGGAAATCCAGAACACCTTAAAAAAGCTTCAGAATTTTAGCGAGTTGCAGAAGCTAAGGTTAACCACAGCCATTCTAATCTCTGCAACCTCAGGAATTAGGGCTGAAGAGCTATACAAGTTGCAAAGAGATAACGTAGATGTGGAAGAGCGAATGATAAACATAGACTTCAGAATCACCAAAGACTATGAAGAGCGTTTAACTTTCTTCTCTGAGGAGGCGAAGCAATGGCTTGAAAGCTATTTGTCCATAGCTGGTAAAACACTATTTCCAGAGACAAGCATAAGAAGATGTTTCAGAAAACTGGATTCTTTCCTTGGGCTTAGGCACATGCGAAAGTTCTTCTCTCAGCAAAGCGATCGCTTGGGGATGCCAACAACGATTAAAAAAC